Proteins from a single region of Leptotrichia trevisanii DSM 22070:
- the cobS gene encoding adenosylcobinamide-GDP ribazoletransferase: MKYIKNFFEQFIILIQFMTRIPTPLKVSYSEKKLGKSIKFFPLVGLIIGLILYFTNFLIITYLKNIFCSKIIIAIFLIIVEILIVGIIHIDGLADTFDGLFSYGRKERMLEIMKDSRIGTNGTVVLILYFITKITIISEIITTNPKYLIIFPIVARLSTSVNAGLSDYARKSGMSNAIISENGIFEAVFSLVLTNILVFLIIGTNGTVTVFIALLFIILLMLDVRKKIGGITGDTMGASLELTSILVLFLGIILR, encoded by the coding sequence ATGAAATACATAAAAAATTTTTTTGAACAATTTATTATTCTAATCCAATTTATGACTCGTATCCCAACCCCGCTAAAAGTCAGCTACAGCGAGAAAAAACTGGGAAAATCAATCAAATTTTTCCCTTTAGTTGGATTAATTATTGGATTAATTCTATATTTTACAAATTTTTTAATTATAACTTATTTAAAAAACATTTTTTGTAGCAAAATAATAATCGCTATATTCTTAATAATTGTAGAAATTCTAATTGTCGGAATAATTCATATTGACGGGCTTGCTGACACTTTTGACGGACTTTTCAGCTATGGCAGGAAAGAAAGAATGCTGGAAATTATGAAAGATTCAAGAATCGGGACAAATGGAACTGTTGTATTAATTTTATATTTTATCACAAAAATTACCATAATTTCCGAAATAATCACAACAAATCCAAAATATCTAATAATTTTCCCAATTGTTGCAAGGCTTTCAACATCAGTAAACGCTGGACTTTCCGACTATGCCAGAAAATCTGGGATGAGCAACGCCATAATCTCTGAAAATGGTATTTTTGAAGCAGTTTTTTCACTTGTTTTAACAAATATCCTAGTATTTCTTATAATTGGGACAAATGGAACTGTTACTGTATTTATCGCACTTTTGTTTATAATTCTGCTTATGTTAGACGTACGAAAAAAAATCGGAGGGATAACTGGCGACACAATGGGAGCCTCTCTCGAATTAACTTCAATTTTAGTGTTATTTCTAGGAATTATTCTGAGATAA
- a CDS encoding precorrin-2 dehydrogenase/sirohydrochlorin ferrochelatase family protein, which produces MWFPLFIHFKNKKVLVIGGGKIAAKKIRKILEYGADITVVTEDVAEKGLLQLENIKIESNRKIENDKSEIEKLVKGYFLVIAATDDEELNENVARICDSNGILINNVSSKIKMNAMFGGIVKNDEFQIAVSTGGKNCRRSRAMKSEIQKILDKIEK; this is translated from the coding sequence ATGTGGTTTCCATTGTTTATACATTTCAAGAATAAAAAAGTTCTTGTAATTGGCGGAGGGAAAATTGCAGCCAAGAAAATCAGGAAAATTTTAGAATATGGAGCGGATATTACGGTTGTGACTGAGGATGTTGCGGAAAAGGGGCTGTTACAGCTGGAAAATATTAAAATTGAAAGTAATAGGAAAATCGAAAATGATAAAAGTGAAATTGAAAAACTTGTAAAGGGGTATTTTTTGGTGATTGCGGCTACGGACGATGAAGAATTGAACGAAAATGTGGCAAGAATCTGTGATTCCAATGGGATACTGATTAATAATGTATCTTCAAAGATTAAGATGAATGCAATGTTTGGAGGAATTGTGAAAAATGATGAGTTTCAGATTGCAGTTTCTACAGGCGGGAAAAATTGTAGGCGTTCACGTGCCATGAAAAGTGAGATTCAGAAAATTCTTGATAAAATAGAAAAATAA
- the trkA gene encoding Trk system potassium transporter TrkA, with product MKIVIAGAGVVGESLCSELSEVGNDVILIEKEEKVLNKLVENYDITGMVGNGASYETLLEAGTDSADIFIAATESDELNIISSIIAKKIGAKFTIARVRNPEYSSNMQFVRENLGISLMLNPEMESAKNIANKLLFPVALSVENFFGQKASFISIRVEKHSFLNGIQLKKLEFDPKDKVIICTVKRGEEIFIPSGDFTILENDIIYIAGSIDSVRKFYDRIEQSNLKINSTMLIGGGTITHYLIGKLLENKNKVKVIENERERAEKLSEAYSKAIVIRGDEADQEFLIQEGIKNYDAVVILTDSDEENAVISMFANSITNAKLITKMNRTLLLPILENSTGTSTVVPKKVISDMIISVVRTRTDMRGSTMSLLYRLENQVEFITFEINENSTAIDVPLKELKIRKGTLIASILRDGKMIFPGGNDMIKNNDSVMIVSTIPSIEDFDDILERV from the coding sequence ATGAAAATAGTTATAGCGGGAGCTGGTGTCGTTGGGGAATCACTTTGTAGCGAATTATCCGAAGTGGGAAACGACGTAATTTTAATAGAAAAAGAGGAAAAAGTATTAAATAAACTTGTGGAAAATTATGATATAACGGGAATGGTTGGGAATGGAGCTTCGTACGAAACTTTGCTTGAAGCTGGAACAGACAGTGCCGATATTTTTATTGCGGCAACAGAATCGGATGAATTAAATATAATTTCTTCAATTATTGCCAAAAAAATTGGAGCAAAATTTACAATAGCAAGGGTAAGAAATCCTGAGTACAGTTCAAATATGCAGTTTGTAAGGGAAAATTTAGGAATATCGCTTATGCTAAATCCTGAAATGGAGTCTGCAAAAAATATTGCAAATAAGCTGCTATTTCCAGTGGCATTGAGTGTGGAGAATTTTTTTGGGCAGAAAGCCAGCTTTATTTCAATAAGAGTGGAAAAACATAGCTTTTTAAATGGAATACAGTTAAAGAAGCTGGAATTTGATCCGAAAGACAAGGTAATAATTTGCACTGTAAAAAGAGGAGAGGAAATTTTCATACCAAGTGGAGATTTTACAATTTTGGAAAATGATATTATCTATATTGCTGGTTCCATAGATTCGGTGCGTAAATTTTATGATAGAATTGAGCAGAGCAACTTGAAGATAAACTCGACGATGCTTATTGGTGGCGGGACAATTACTCATTATCTGATTGGAAAATTACTGGAAAATAAAAATAAAGTCAAGGTTATTGAAAATGAACGGGAACGGGCCGAAAAATTAAGTGAAGCATATTCAAAGGCCATTGTAATACGAGGAGATGAAGCTGATCAGGAATTTTTGATTCAGGAAGGTATAAAAAATTATGATGCTGTTGTAATTCTTACAGACAGTGATGAGGAAAATGCTGTTATTTCAATGTTTGCAAATTCTATAACAAATGCCAAGTTAATTACGAAAATGAACAGGACATTACTGCTTCCAATATTGGAAAACAGCACCGGTACATCAACTGTTGTACCGAAAAAAGTTATTTCTGATATGATAATCAGCGTTGTAAGAACAAGGACTGATATGCGGGGCTCTACAATGAGTTTGTTATATAGACTTGAAAATCAGGTGGAATTTATCACTTTTGAAATTAATGAAAACAGCACTGCCATTGATGTACCGTTAAAGGAATTGAAGATAAGAAAAGGGACATTGATTGCAAGTATATTAAGAGATGGGAAAATGATTTTCCCAGGTGGAAATGATATGATAAAAAATAACGATAGTGTAATGATAGTTTCAACAATTCCTTCAATAGAAGATTTTGACGACATACTTGAGCGAGTTTAA
- a CDS encoding histidine phosphatase family protein, with amino-acid sequence MTEILFIRHGETDYNKKHLYYGHSNPSLNETGINQLKDTKKKLEKMNEKIDIVFSSDLKRCRESLELLKINKNIKTYFSEELRELNFGNIEGKTYKEIENEFPHYVYEMKNNWRHFKTEGGESLSDLQKRSVTEINKIKNEHKNKKILVVAHAGVIQSLISYYLFNNLDGYWQFKLDNGSITKMTVMNDGFVYFNYINK; translated from the coding sequence ATGACAGAAATATTATTTATAAGACACGGTGAAACAGACTACAACAAAAAACATTTATATTATGGACATTCAAACCCAAGTTTGAATGAAACTGGAATAAATCAGCTAAAAGATACGAAAAAAAAACTGGAAAAAATGAATGAAAAAATTGACATAGTATTTTCGAGCGACTTAAAAAGATGCCGTGAAAGTCTGGAATTACTAAAAATTAATAAAAATATAAAAACATATTTTTCAGAGGAACTAAGAGAGTTGAACTTTGGAAATATTGAAGGCAAAACTTATAAGGAAATTGAAAATGAATTCCCGCATTACGTATATGAAATGAAGAATAACTGGCGGCATTTCAAGACAGAAGGGGGAGAAAGCCTTTCTGATTTGCAAAAACGAAGTGTAACAGAAATTAATAAAATAAAGAATGAACATAAAAATAAAAAAATACTTGTCGTAGCTCATGCTGGTGTTATTCAATCCTTAATCAGCTATTATTTATTCAATAATCTTGACGGCTATTGGCAATTCAAGCTGGATAATGGGAGCATTACGAAGATGACGGTTATGAATGATGGATTTGTTTATTTTAATTATATTAATAAATAA
- a CDS encoding autotransporter outer membrane beta-barrel domain-containing protein, whose product MLFKETERFLKRILKKKYKYTKMLLITFLMTGGLGMAVPITPNANGEYIVNSGTGDGEININGNARRIFKIDDGKKLTYTGNGEVQSTTMTTPYTARPLITISGSNTEFSGTGITNKAEFLSEDNIVLYSVTDTTGTYINGTNQKVTFKDIKIPALNGSGVSVIKVEAKNGYNVRGAELNLIGTTGDDENSGITANDNWVVEVEGDTVNNKYSELTINATGNTAITGLMHKEGKSIINVNLENEARWSLTKNYTNGSTTTTINSLNIGNEGILDATFYPTEADNETGKYTIKLTSDGINNDGTLMNAGEINFYNGSYKDVLTIEGNYRGNNGNIIMNTIWNAPGDENGGNSESDLMYITGNATGNTKVIPASYDDEAKQNILDGNVQQLSQRINSVPVVKVAGNSTPTAFTGTAKTAGAAEAQLTSRQVNGIWEYYWTIAPLGRSGATTGVVGGAGSAISAGGSGSSHPIYIMAQPVSAYVLMPKVNMEMGYSSVGTLHERRGENRILDLENMTAGKGQLWTRVYGSGVSEKGKERFEHESNLYGVQLGHDFKINKDKNGNNHLLGGYISYNRASSDFFDRYRAENGRISDDKYTGKGKAESISLGITKTKYTENGSYYDLVGQVSYLQNKYKSRDDYDAKQRGYGLLFSGEIGKSFGIGKDGTWAIEPQAQLIYQYLNTKSFNDGLRKVSQDNRNGLRGRTGIKLSYNGNSDEGRTNTYYVVANVWHDFTKYENKYTNIGSDKVTEKLGTTWGEVGLGAQAPLGQKSNLYIDTRYEQSFGNSRRSGYRGTIGFKHTF is encoded by the coding sequence ATGCTGTTTAAAGAAACGGAAAGATTTTTAAAAAGAATTTTAAAGAAAAAATACAAATATACAAAAATGCTGTTAATAACATTTTTAATGACAGGTGGACTGGGGATGGCAGTGCCAATAACCCCAAATGCAAATGGAGAATACATTGTAAATTCAGGCACAGGAGATGGGGAAATTAATATAAATGGTAATGCTAGGCGAATTTTTAAAATAGATGATGGAAAAAAACTTACTTATACTGGAAATGGAGAAGTACAGTCTACAACTATGACAACACCTTACACAGCGAGGCCATTAATAACAATTTCTGGTTCAAATACAGAGTTTTCTGGAACTGGTATAACAAATAAGGCGGAGTTTTTGAGTGAAGATAACATCGTTTTGTATTCAGTAACAGATACAACAGGAACTTATATTAATGGTACAAATCAGAAAGTAACATTTAAAGATATAAAAATTCCTGCTTTAAACGGTTCAGGAGTATCAGTAATAAAAGTAGAAGCTAAGAATGGATATAACGTAAGAGGGGCAGAACTTAATTTGATAGGAACGACAGGAGATGATGAAAATTCTGGAATCACTGCAAATGATAATTGGGTAGTAGAAGTTGAAGGAGATACAGTTAATAATAAGTATTCTGAATTAACAATCAATGCAACAGGAAATACAGCTATAACTGGATTAATGCATAAAGAAGGAAAATCCATCATAAATGTAAATTTAGAAAATGAAGCTAGATGGTCACTAACCAAAAATTACACAAATGGTTCAACAACAACAACGATTAATTCATTAAATATTGGAAATGAGGGTATCTTAGATGCAACTTTTTATCCAACAGAAGCAGATAATGAAACTGGTAAGTATACTATAAAATTAACTTCTGATGGAATTAATAATGATGGAACATTAATGAATGCTGGAGAAATAAATTTTTATAACGGTTCTTATAAAGATGTTTTGACAATTGAAGGAAATTATCGTGGAAATAATGGAAATATAATAATGAATACTATTTGGAATGCTCCAGGAGATGAAAATGGTGGGAATTCTGAATCAGATTTAATGTATATAACTGGAAATGCAACAGGAAATACTAAAGTTATTCCAGCTTCTTATGATGATGAAGCAAAACAAAATATTTTAGACGGAAATGTTCAGCAACTATCACAACGGATAAATAGTGTCCCAGTTGTAAAAGTAGCTGGAAATTCTACACCAACTGCATTTACTGGAACTGCAAAAACAGCTGGAGCGGCAGAGGCTCAACTTACCAGCAGACAAGTCAATGGTATCTGGGAATATTATTGGACTATTGCACCTCTTGGTAGATCTGGAGCCACTACTGGAGTGGTTGGTGGAGCTGGAAGTGCTATAAGTGCTGGTGGTTCAGGTTCGAGTCATCCAATCTATATTATGGCACAGCCGGTGTCAGCTTATGTGTTAATGCCGAAAGTGAATATGGAAATGGGGTATTCTTCTGTTGGAACTTTACATGAAAGAAGAGGAGAGAATCGAATATTAGATCTGGAAAATATGACGGCTGGTAAAGGACAGTTGTGGACAAGAGTTTACGGTAGCGGTGTGAGTGAAAAAGGTAAGGAAAGATTTGAGCATGAAAGTAATCTTTATGGAGTGCAGCTGGGGCATGACTTTAAAATAAATAAGGATAAAAATGGAAATAATCACTTATTAGGCGGATATATTTCATATAACAGGGCAAGTTCAGATTTTTTTGACAGATACCGTGCAGAAAATGGAAGAATTTCCGATGATAAATATACAGGGAAAGGAAAGGCGGAAAGCATCTCATTGGGAATCACAAAAACAAAATATACAGAAAATGGTTCATATTATGATTTGGTGGGACAAGTTTCATATTTACAAAATAAATATAAATCAAGAGATGATTACGATGCAAAACAGAGAGGATATGGACTATTATTTTCAGGAGAAATTGGAAAATCATTTGGAATTGGGAAAGATGGGACATGGGCAATTGAGCCGCAGGCACAGTTAATATATCAATATTTGAACACAAAATCATTTAATGACGGGTTGAGAAAGGTAAGTCAGGATAACAGAAATGGGTTGCGTGGAAGAACAGGGATTAAACTTTCTTATAACGGAAATTCGGATGAAGGGCGAACGAATACATATTATGTTGTAGCAAATGTCTGGCATGATTTTACAAAATATGAAAATAAATACACAAACATAGGTTCTGACAAAGTAACTGAGAAACTTGGCACAACTTGGGGAGAAGTAGGTTTAGGAGCACAAGCACCATTAGGACAAAAAAGTAATTTATACATTGACACAAGATATGAACAGTCGTTTGGTAATTCAAGACGTTCTGGATATAGAGGAACAATTGGATTTAAACATACTTTTTAA
- the hemB gene encoding porphobilinogen synthase, which translates to MFKRHRKLRRNEVIRNLVKDVYVAKEDLIYPIFIEEGENIKSEIPSMPGIFRYSIDRISEELDELVKLGINSILLFGIPKNKDACATEAYNENGVIQNAIRFIKEKYDNFLVICDICCCEYTNHGHCGILDGNGYVKNDETLEVLAKIALSYAEAGADIVAPSDMMDGRVEKICEVLAENNFETVPVMAYSVKYSSAFYGPFRDAADSAPQFGDRKSYQMNFQYSKDAIDEVAEDLRQGADIIIVKPAMAYLDVIKKVSDKFEVPIVAYSVSGEYSMVKAAAQNGWIDEMKIVMEQIYAMKRAGANAIITYYAKEVAKYLEK; encoded by the coding sequence ATGTTTAAAAGACACAGGAAATTACGAAGAAATGAAGTTATAAGAAATCTTGTGAAAGATGTGTATGTTGCAAAGGAGGACTTGATTTATCCGATTTTTATTGAGGAAGGAGAAAATATTAAAAGTGAGATTCCTTCAATGCCAGGGATCTTTAGATATTCGATTGACAGAATTTCTGAGGAGCTGGATGAGCTGGTAAAATTGGGAATAAATTCGATTTTACTTTTTGGGATTCCGAAAAATAAGGATGCTTGTGCGACAGAGGCGTATAATGAGAATGGTGTGATTCAGAATGCAATTCGATTTATAAAGGAAAAATATGATAATTTCCTTGTAATTTGCGATATTTGCTGTTGTGAGTACACAAATCATGGACACTGCGGAATACTTGACGGGAATGGATATGTAAAAAATGATGAAACATTGGAAGTCTTGGCAAAAATAGCACTTTCATATGCAGAAGCGGGAGCTGACATTGTGGCACCTTCTGATATGATGGACGGACGTGTGGAAAAAATTTGTGAAGTTCTGGCTGAAAATAATTTTGAAACTGTTCCGGTAATGGCGTATTCGGTAAAGTATTCGTCAGCATTTTACGGGCCTTTCAGAGATGCAGCGGATTCGGCTCCTCAATTTGGCGACAGAAAATCTTATCAGATGAATTTTCAGTATTCAAAGGATGCAATAGATGAAGTTGCCGAAGATTTACGGCAGGGGGCGGATATTATAATTGTAAAGCCTGCGATGGCATATCTTGATGTAATAAAAAAGGTAAGTGATAAATTTGAAGTTCCAATTGTGGCTTATAGTGTTTCGGGCGAGTATTCGATGGTAAAGGCGGCGGCTCAAAATGGCTGGATTGATGAAATGAAAATCGTGATGGAGCAGATATATGCGATGAAAAGGGCTGGAGCAAATGCCATTATTACTTATTATGCAAAAGAAGTTGCAAAATATCTGGAAAAATAA
- a CDS encoding TrkH family potassium uptake protein yields MNKKMIGYIIGKILILEAGLMVLPLIISFLYNESTKYKIAYGSVILLLLATGFLLSMKLPRDERIQGREGYIIVSLSWILMSMFGALPFVITKEIPSFVDAFFEIVSGFTTTGSSIITDLGKISHSNLFWRSFTHFVGGMGVLVLALAIFPSSATSVHVMKAEVPGPTFGKLVSKLSTTARMLYKIYIVMTIAVIILLMLGGVNLFESSLLAFGTAGTGGFGVRNGSILPYNNPYVEIVLGIGMLVFGVNFNIYYFILIGKVKDVFKNEELKYYLLIVFGAIALIVFNIYQTYGSIWNCIRDVFFSVSSVITTTGYSTADFGKWPLFSQVILLILMFFGGCAGSTAGGLKISRVVLMLKIYFAEIVQMISPNRVVTVKYDDKAVNVKMQKSIAVYFLVYALVFGGILLMISYSVDDFMTAFSAVAATFNNIGPGLGKVGPTFSFAELNNFSKVILSFGMLAGRLEIFPMLILFSPTAWKLK; encoded by the coding sequence ATGAATAAAAAAATGATAGGTTACATAATTGGAAAAATACTTATACTTGAAGCTGGATTAATGGTTTTACCCCTAATCATAAGTTTTTTATACAATGAAAGTACAAAATATAAAATTGCTTATGGTTCTGTAATATTACTTCTTTTGGCAACTGGTTTTCTGCTTTCAATGAAACTTCCCAGAGACGAACGTATTCAGGGGAGAGAAGGCTATATCATCGTTTCATTGTCCTGGATTCTGATGTCCATGTTTGGAGCATTGCCATTTGTAATTACAAAGGAAATACCTTCATTTGTAGATGCCTTTTTTGAGATTGTGAGCGGTTTTACGACAACAGGTTCAAGTATAATAACAGATCTTGGCAAAATTAGCCATTCTAATTTATTTTGGCGAAGTTTTACCCATTTTGTGGGGGGAATGGGGGTATTGGTTCTGGCACTTGCGATTTTTCCAAGTTCTGCAACTTCAGTCCATGTAATGAAAGCCGAAGTCCCAGGGCCGACATTTGGGAAACTGGTTTCAAAATTGTCAACAACGGCGAGAATGCTTTATAAAATTTATATTGTCATGACAATAGCTGTAATAATTTTATTGATGCTAGGAGGAGTAAATTTATTTGAATCTTCGCTTCTTGCATTTGGTACGGCTGGAACAGGTGGCTTTGGAGTAAGAAACGGAAGCATATTGCCATACAATAATCCATATGTTGAAATTGTTTTAGGAATTGGAATGCTTGTTTTTGGAGTAAACTTCAATATTTATTATTTTATTTTAATTGGGAAAGTAAAAGATGTCTTTAAAAATGAGGAATTAAAATATTATTTGCTAATAGTTTTTGGAGCAATCGCATTAATAGTTTTCAATATATATCAGACATACGGTTCAATCTGGAACTGTATAAGAGATGTATTTTTTTCTGTTTCATCAGTTATAACAACAACGGGATATTCCACAGCCGATTTTGGGAAATGGCCATTATTTTCACAAGTTATACTGTTAATTTTAATGTTTTTTGGAGGTTGTGCAGGTTCTACAGCTGGAGGGCTGAAAATATCAAGAGTAGTGCTGATGTTAAAAATCTATTTTGCAGAAATAGTCCAAATGATAAGCCCAAACCGTGTAGTTACAGTAAAATACGACGACAAGGCAGTAAATGTGAAAATGCAGAAAAGTATCGCAGTGTATTTTCTGGTATACGCTCTCGTTTTTGGAGGAATTTTACTAATGATTTCCTATTCAGTGGACGATTTTATGACAGCATTCAGTGCTGTTGCAGCCACATTCAATAATATCGGCCCAGGACTAGGAAAAGTAGGCCCGACATTTAGCTTTGCTGAACTGAATAATTTTTCAAAAGTAATTCTTAGCTTTGGGATGCTTGCAGGAAGGCTGGAAATTTTCCCGATGTTAATATTATTTTCCCCAACAGCATGGAAATTAAAATAA
- the adhE gene encoding bifunctional acetaldehyde-CoA/alcohol dehydrogenase, with protein sequence MAVVKDLESLKELIQRVRKAQEEFATFDQERVDKIFRKVAQKMNDERITLANLAVAETGMGIVEDKVIKNHFASEYIYNKYKDEKTCGVLEDDRSYGVKKIATPIGIIAGIVPTTNPTSTAMFKTLISLKTRNAIIFSPHPRAKQATIETAKIALETAVKYGAPKDIIGWIDEPSVELSRELMASADLILATGGPGMVKAAYSSGTPAIGVGAGNTPVVIDKSADIKMTANYILMSKTFDNGVICATEQSVIIDKEIYDRVRSEFLNRGAYILNEEELNKVREILFINGNLNAEVVGKSAYVIAGMAGFEIPKSSKVLIGEVESTGMEEPFAHEKLSPVLAMYKSEDFEDGLKIADELVRLGGLGHTSSLYINLAEKEKIDKFGRLMKTGRTLINMPASLGAIGDVFNFKLEPSLTLGCGSWGGNSVSENVGVKHLLNVKTIAERRENMLWFKVPEKIYFKYGSLPTALEELKGSHKKAFIVTDKVLAELGYAEHITKVLDEINIDYRIFSEVKEDPTLSSAQAGAKAMLEYNPDVVIALGGGSAMDAAKIMWVLYEHPELRFRDLAMRFMDIRKRIVEFPEMGKKAKFIAVATSAGTGSEVTPFSVITDDETGIKYPLADYALTPHVAINDPELMLTMPKGLTVASGIDVFTHALESYVSIMATEYTKPYSKEAARLVFKYLPESVDLGAKAIKAKEKMANASCLAGMAFANAFLGINHSLAHKLGGKFHVPHGIANAMLLEEVIRFNAVEAPTKMGLFPQYRYPDAMQRYAEMNDYLGFGGNTKEEKVENLIKGINELNKKIGIPASIKEWGVPEKDFLEAVDEMSLDAFDDQCTPANPRYPLMEELREIYLKSYYGKEWENEKERVAKILGF encoded by the coding sequence ATGGCAGTAGTTAAAGATTTGGAAAGTTTGAAGGAACTTATTCAAAGAGTTAGAAAGGCTCAGGAAGAATTTGCAACATTTGATCAGGAAAGAGTCGACAAGATTTTTAGAAAAGTAGCTCAAAAAATGAATGATGAAAGAATTACACTGGCAAATCTGGCAGTAGCAGAAACTGGAATGGGGATTGTGGAAGACAAGGTTATAAAAAATCACTTTGCTTCTGAATACATTTACAATAAATACAAAGACGAAAAAACTTGTGGCGTGCTGGAAGACGACAGATCCTACGGAGTCAAAAAAATTGCAACTCCAATAGGGATTATCGCAGGGATTGTACCAACAACAAATCCAACTTCAACAGCAATGTTCAAAACATTAATATCATTAAAAACAAGAAACGCAATAATATTTTCACCACACCCAAGAGCAAAACAGGCAACAATTGAAACAGCTAAAATTGCATTGGAAACAGCGGTAAAATATGGAGCACCAAAAGATATAATTGGATGGATTGACGAGCCAAGCGTGGAGTTATCGAGAGAACTTATGGCAAGTGCTGACTTGATACTTGCGACAGGTGGGCCAGGAATGGTTAAGGCTGCTTATTCATCAGGAACTCCTGCAATTGGAGTTGGAGCTGGAAATACGCCAGTTGTAATTGATAAATCGGCAGATATAAAAATGACTGCAAACTACATTTTGATGTCAAAAACATTTGACAATGGGGTAATCTGTGCAACAGAGCAGTCTGTAATTATAGATAAGGAAATTTATGACAGAGTTAGAAGTGAATTTTTAAACAGAGGAGCTTATATCCTTAACGAAGAAGAATTAAATAAAGTAAGAGAAATATTATTTATAAATGGAAACTTGAATGCTGAAGTAGTTGGAAAAAGTGCATATGTTATCGCAGGTATGGCAGGATTTGAAATTCCAAAAAGTTCAAAAGTGTTAATTGGAGAAGTGGAATCTACTGGAATGGAAGAACCTTTTGCACATGAAAAATTATCACCAGTGCTTGCAATGTATAAATCGGAAGATTTTGAAGATGGACTTAAGATAGCTGATGAGTTAGTAAGACTTGGAGGATTGGGACATACTTCATCACTATACATTAATTTAGCAGAAAAAGAAAAAATAGATAAATTTGGAAGACTGATGAAAACAGGACGTACATTAATTAATATGCCAGCATCACTTGGAGCAATCGGAGATGTATTTAACTTTAAATTGGAGCCATCATTAACACTTGGATGTGGTTCATGGGGAGGAAATTCTGTGTCAGAAAACGTAGGAGTAAAACATTTATTAAATGTAAAAACAATTGCAGAAAGAAGAGAAAATATGTTATGGTTCAAAGTTCCTGAAAAAATTTATTTCAAATACGGATCACTTCCGACAGCTTTAGAAGAGTTAAAAGGAAGCCACAAAAAAGCATTTATCGTAACAGATAAAGTATTGGCAGAATTAGGATATGCAGAACACATTACAAAAGTATTGGATGAGATAAATATTGATTATAGAATATTCTCGGAAGTAAAAGAAGATCCAACATTGAGTTCAGCTCAGGCTGGGGCAAAAGCAATGCTTGAATATAATCCTGATGTTGTTATCGCTCTTGGTGGAGGATCTGCAATGGATGCCGCTAAAATTATGTGGGTATTGTACGAACATCCTGAATTAAGATTTAGAGATTTGGCAATGAGATTTATGGATATTAGAAAGAGAATCGTTGAATTTCCTGAAATGGGTAAAAAGGCTAAATTTATAGCAGTTGCGACATCAGCTGGAACTGGTTCGGAAGTAACACCGTTCTCAGTAATTACAGATGATGAAACTGGAATCAAATATCCTCTTGCAGATTACGCATTGACACCGCATGTAGCAATTAACGATCCTGAACTTATGCTTACAATGCCAAAAGGGCTTACAGTAGCTTCTGGAATTGACGTATTTACACATGCTCTTGAGTCTTATGTTTCAATTATGGCAACAGAATATACAAAACCATATTCAAAGGAAGCAGCTAGACTTGTATTCAAATACTTGCCGGAATCAGTGGATTTAGGTGCAAAAGCAATCAAGGCTAAGGAAAAAATGGCAAATGCCTCTTGTCTTGCAGGAATGGCTTTCGCAAATGCCTTCTTAGGGATAAATCACTCACTTGCACACAAACTTGGAGGAAAATTCCACGTGCCACACGGTATCGCAAATGCTATGCTTCTTGAAGAAGTTATCCGTTTCAATGCAGTTGAAGCTCCAACAAAGATGGGACTATTCCCTCAATATAGATATCCTGACGCAATGCAGAGATACGCTGAAATGAACGATTATCTAGGATTTGGTGGAAATACTAAAGAAGAAAAAGTAGAAAATTTAATTAAGGGAATTAATGAATTAAATAAAAAAATAGGAATTCCAGCAAGCATTAAGGAATGGGGAGTGCCTGAAAAAGACTTCTTGGAAGCAGTAGACGAAATGTCGCTAGATGCCTTCGATGACCAATGTACGCCAGCTAACCCAAGATATCCGCTAATGGAAGAATTAAGAGAAATTTACTTGAAATCTTACTATGGAAAAGAATGGGAAAATGAAAAGGAAAGAGTGGCAAAAATTTTAGGTTTCTAA